TCCCGCAGCACCCCGTCGACCCTGAGCCTCACCACCGTCCGGCCCCGCTCGGGCTCAAGGTGCAGGTCGGACGCCCCCTCGGAGACCGCCTGCTCGATGAGGCCGTCCACCAGCCGCACCACGGGGGCGTCGGGATCGCCCGCCTCCTCGTCCTCCTCCGGGGCGGCCGCGGTCGCCACCCGCAGCGCCTCCTCCACCCCGGGGGCCCCGTACCACCTCTGCACCGCCCGAGCAACCTCCTCGGGGCTCGCCACCTCGGACACCACCTGGCAGCCGGTGGCAAGGCGCAGGTCGTCCAGGGCCACCACATCGGAGGGGTCGGCCATCGCCACGTAGAGGACGTTGCCGTCCCGGGCAAAGGGGAACACCTGGTGCCGCCTGACCAGCGCCTCGGGCACCCCGGGGACGGGCGGGGTGTCCGCCAGGCGCGCCCGACCCAGCCCCTCCCCCCGCGCCAGGGCGTCCGCGAGCTGGTCGGGCCGCACCAGGCCCCCGGAGACCAGGATCTCCCCGAGGCGCCTGCCGCTTTGGGCCTGCTCGCGCAGCGCGGCCTCGAACTGCTCCCGGGTGAGCAGGCCCAGCGAGACCAGGACCTCGCCCAGCCGCTCGGCCACCACAACCACCTACTTCTGGACCGCCTTGTAAAGGGTGACGATGGGCAGGAACAGAGAGAGCATGACAAATGCCACGTTGCCCCCGACCACCAGCAGCATGGCCGTCTCCACAAACGGCGGCAGCTGCTGCATGAGTCCGTCGACCTCGAGCTCCAGAAGGCGCGCGGCCTGCGAGAGCATCCCCGGCAGCTGCCCCGAGGCCTCGCCCACCGCCACCATCTTGCGGGCGGCGCCCGGGAAGAACCGCGAGCCCTCCAGCGACGCGGCAAAGGAGCCCCCGCCCTGCAGGGCGTCGCGGGCCCTGCCGAGCTCCGACTCAAGCAGCGAAAACCCGGCCGTCCGGGCGGCGGACTCCAGGGCGCGCACGGCGGGAGTCCCCGTCTCAAGGAGCAGGGCCAGGCTGCGGCACACCCGCGCGGCCGCCGAGCGGGAGGCAATCCGGCCCAGGACAGGCAGCCGGAGGAGAAGCCGCTCCCAGAGAGCGCGCAGCCTGCCACCCACCCGCGCGGCGCGCAGAATGGCCGCGCCAGCGGCCACAAGCGCAAGAGCGGCGGTGGCGCCCCAGCCGGCGTGGGAGGACACCGCCAGCACGAATCTCGTTATCCCTGGCAGGGGCACCCCGGCGCCCTGGAGCAGGGCGGCAAACCGCGGGACCACGAAGCCGAACATCCCGCCCGTCACGGCCAGGGCCAGGCAGAACACCACCGCCGGGTACGTGAGGGCCTGGCGCAGCTTCTCCCGGAACGCCGCGTCCCGCCCGTAGTGCGCCGCCAGCCGCGACAGGGCCTCGGGCAGGGCCCCGGCCTCCTCGGCCGCTGCGACGGTCTGGCAGAAGGCCACCGGGAACACGTCGGGGTGCGCGTGCAGCGCGCCCGAAAGGGGAAAGCCCGCGCGTACACTCTCGGACACCGCCCGCAGTGCGGCGGCCAGCGCCCTGCGCTCGGTCTGAGCAGC
The Bacillota bacterium DNA segment above includes these coding regions:
- a CDS encoding type II secretion system F family protein; protein product: MALVLYQLKVWAGGRLGRVVVDAPGPREAARAVWRRMGAGVLVISVEVAEKRGLLGSLRPGGQVGPRDLELFSVRFESMLRAGVTAQEALDVLAAQTERRALAAALRAVSESVRAGFPLSGALHAHPDVFPVAFCQTVAAAEEAGALPEALSRLAAHYGRDAAFREKLRQALTYPAVVFCLALAVTGGMFGFVVPRFAALLQGAGVPLPGITRFVLAVSSHAGWGATAALALVAAGAAILRAARVGGRLRALWERLLLRLPVLGRIASRSAAARVCRSLALLLETGTPAVRALESAARTAGFSLLESELGRARDALQGGGSFAASLEGSRFFPGAARKMVAVGEASGQLPGMLSQAARLLELEVDGLMQQLPPFVETAMLLVVGGNVAFVMLSLFLPIVTLYKAVQK